Proteins from a genomic interval of Spirochaetota bacterium:
- a CDS encoding thiamine pyrophosphate-binding protein: MEKVIGGQLAAEALIDKGVEYIFTLSGGHITPIYQFLEKTKVKLLATRHEQAAVFMAEAWARMTRKPAVAMVTAGPGFTNALTGIASARLANAPVILISGCVGLESAEKLDLQDMTQLPVIAPMVKKALVCHNVERIPEFIDMAFRYAENGRPGPIYLELPCDVLNAAADMTKVKKYSSVVKKRIVDLESAEKIVDMLKEAKNPLVIAGSGAYYSDAGAEITELIEKAGMPVFTMAGSRGLVPDTHQQCFASSLAIRPGASFMANISTDLVLFLGGRLSLFYIFGDIFPSTAKFIQVDIESEEIGRNRSIDLGVVSDIKALVKELNKIIDARKLGGELKKQFAPWMEFLRKADADGKEQAKPMWESKEVPIHPLRLACEINDFMDREDDIVVADGGDTATWMGMTRTVRRAGHYLDYGLYGCLAMGLPYANAAKLKNPDKRVLLVIGDGSVGFNFMEFQTAIKNNLPIVVVVANDTLWGMIAHSQTLRLGHAIKDGTDIGMVHYEKLVEALGGFGAFVEKPEDIRPAIEAAFKSGKTACVNVMVDPSTISPGSVALANLGGYKVG, translated from the coding sequence ATGGAAAAGGTAATCGGAGGACAGCTCGCGGCGGAGGCGCTCATCGACAAGGGGGTGGAGTACATCTTTACACTCAGCGGTGGTCATATCACGCCCATCTATCAGTTCCTCGAGAAGACCAAGGTGAAGCTCTTAGCCACACGGCACGAGCAGGCGGCGGTGTTTATGGCCGAGGCCTGGGCGCGCATGACGCGCAAGCCCGCAGTGGCGATGGTGACGGCGGGTCCCGGATTTACGAACGCGCTCACGGGCATAGCCAGCGCGCGCCTCGCTAACGCGCCGGTCATTCTGATCTCCGGATGCGTGGGGCTCGAGAGCGCGGAAAAACTCGATCTACAGGATATGACCCAGCTTCCGGTGATCGCGCCCATGGTGAAGAAAGCGCTGGTGTGTCACAACGTGGAGCGAATCCCGGAATTCATCGACATGGCGTTCAGGTACGCCGAAAACGGCAGGCCAGGCCCGATATACCTTGAACTTCCCTGCGACGTTCTCAACGCCGCCGCGGATATGACCAAGGTCAAGAAGTATTCCAGTGTCGTCAAGAAGCGCATAGTCGATCTCGAAAGTGCGGAAAAAATAGTGGACATGCTCAAAGAAGCGAAGAACCCGCTGGTGATAGCGGGAAGCGGAGCGTATTATTCCGATGCGGGCGCCGAGATAACCGAGCTTATCGAGAAGGCGGGCATGCCGGTCTTTACGATGGCCGGTTCGCGCGGCCTCGTCCCTGACACGCATCAACAGTGCTTCGCGTCTTCACTCGCCATCAGGCCGGGAGCGTCATTTATGGCCAACATCAGCACCGACCTGGTGCTTTTCCTGGGGGGGCGTCTCAGCCTCTTCTATATCTTCGGCGACATCTTTCCCTCAACGGCGAAGTTCATCCAGGTGGATATCGAGTCCGAAGAGATCGGCAGAAACCGCTCCATTGACCTGGGGGTGGTGAGCGACATCAAGGCGCTCGTGAAAGAGCTCAATAAAATCATCGACGCGAGGAAGCTTGGAGGTGAGCTTAAGAAGCAGTTCGCCCCCTGGATGGAATTTCTCAGGAAGGCGGACGCCGACGGCAAGGAGCAGGCGAAGCCGATGTGGGAGAGCAAGGAGGTTCCGATACATCCGCTCAGGCTCGCGTGCGAGATCAACGACTTCATGGACCGCGAGGACGACATCGTGGTGGCGGACGGAGGGGATACCGCCACGTGGATGGGCATGACCCGCACGGTGCGTCGCGCGGGCCATTACCTCGACTACGGTCTCTATGGATGCCTGGCCATGGGCCTTCCTTACGCCAACGCGGCGAAACTCAAGAACCCGGATAAGCGCGTACTCCTCGTCATCGGCGACGGTTCGGTCGGATTCAACTTTATGGAGTTCCAGACCGCGATCAAGAACAATCTTCCCATCGTGGTTGTCGTGGCCAATGACACCCTGTGGGGCATGATCGCCCACAGCCAGACGCTGCGGCTGGGCCACGCGATAAAGGACGGGACTGACATCGGCATGGTCCATTACGAGAAGCTGGTCGAGGCGCTCGGCGGTTTCGGCGCCTTCGTGGAGAAGCCGGAAGACATACGGCCCGCGATCGAGGCGGCGTTCAAGTCCGGCAAGACCGCCTGCGTCAACGTGATGGTGGACCCGTCCACGATCAGCCCGGGAAGCGTCGCCCTCGCCAATCTCGGCGGCTACAAGGTGGGGTGA
- a CDS encoding bile acid:sodium symporter family protein, with amino-acid sequence MDAAAIDQIHLNFNAQGLFIINAAIGLMMLGVALEMKVGDFKRILVSPKAPAIGLIAQFILLPAFTYLLVLVLEPAPSIALGMMMVAACPGGNLSNIITYMARGNTALSVSMTAVSTAAAIVMTPFNLAFWGSLNPGTAAILREVRLSPVDVFMTVFVILGIPLIIGMTIGNRYPTLAEKVRRPFKIFTLVFFLIIVLGALAANWQNFLNYVGIVVFAVFLHNLLALNLGYWSAWSIKLPVRDRRAISIEVGIQNSALGLVLIFTFFGGLGGMALVAAWWGIWHIISGLSAAFLFSRKKLPPAELAAEAE; translated from the coding sequence ATGGATGCAGCCGCAATCGATCAGATTCATCTGAATTTTAATGCACAGGGCCTTTTTATCATCAACGCGGCGATCGGGCTCATGATGCTGGGTGTCGCCCTCGAGATGAAGGTTGGAGACTTCAAGCGAATTCTGGTATCTCCGAAAGCTCCGGCAATCGGACTGATCGCCCAGTTCATTCTGCTGCCGGCGTTTACGTATTTGCTGGTGCTCGTACTCGAGCCGGCGCCTTCGATCGCGCTCGGCATGATGATGGTGGCGGCCTGTCCGGGAGGAAACCTTTCGAACATCATTACCTATATGGCCAGGGGCAATACCGCCCTCTCCGTCTCCATGACGGCAGTGTCGACCGCGGCGGCTATCGTCATGACGCCCTTCAACCTGGCGTTCTGGGGCAGCCTCAACCCCGGTACGGCGGCCATTCTCAGGGAAGTGCGACTGAGCCCTGTCGACGTGTTCATGACGGTCTTCGTTATTCTGGGGATACCGCTCATCATAGGCATGACGATCGGAAACAGATACCCAACCCTGGCCGAAAAGGTGCGCAGGCCCTTTAAGATATTCACGCTGGTGTTTTTTCTGATCATCGTCCTAGGGGCGCTCGCGGCGAACTGGCAGAACTTTCTCAATTATGTGGGCATAGTCGTCTTTGCGGTTTTCCTTCATAACCTGCTCGCGCTAAACCTCGGGTACTGGTCCGCCTGGTCGATTAAACTCCCGGTGCGCGACCGAAGGGCCATCAGCATCGAGGTGGGCATTCAGAACTCGGCGCTGGGACTCGTGCTCATCTTCACATTCTTTGGCGGCCTGGGCGGCATGGCGCTGGTCGCCGCGTGGTGGGGGATCTGGCACATCATCTCGGGGCTTTCGGCGGCCTTTCTGTTTTCCAGAAAAAAGCTGCCGCCGGCTGAACTTGCCGCCGAGGCGGAATGA
- a CDS encoding SDR family oxidoreductase has product MKDRVIVVTGGASGIGAAICEKFGREGSKVAILDFDPKALAREEERLRALGAEVVGVKCDVTSEKQCAAAVKSVLKRFGGIDILVNNAGITQRSTFRNTTMGVYRRVMEVNFFGALHCTKPALESLIERRGVIIVTTSLAGFAPLYGRTGYSASKHALHGFFHSLRSEMVHLGVHVMMLCPGFTATNLQSRALDGSGKINRGDRSTVGKESTPESVADEVYRGVLKRRRELVLTPVGKLMYYFVLRFMPAWYERQMTKKIKPEFDRNEDGK; this is encoded by the coding sequence ATGAAGGACAGGGTTATCGTGGTTACCGGCGGGGCGAGCGGCATCGGCGCGGCGATCTGCGAGAAGTTCGGCCGGGAAGGGTCGAAGGTGGCGATTCTTGACTTCGATCCGAAGGCGCTCGCCCGCGAAGAGGAGCGCCTCCGCGCGCTGGGGGCCGAGGTAGTGGGCGTAAAGTGCGATGTTACCAGCGAAAAACAGTGTGCGGCGGCGGTGAAAAGCGTGCTGAAGCGCTTCGGCGGCATCGACATCCTGGTCAATAACGCCGGGATAACGCAGCGAAGCACGTTCCGTAATACGACCATGGGTGTATACCGCCGTGTAATGGAGGTCAATTTCTTCGGTGCGCTTCATTGTACAAAACCCGCGCTCGAGTCGCTTATCGAGCGCAGGGGAGTCATCATCGTTACGACAAGCCTTGCGGGTTTCGCGCCGCTCTACGGTCGGACCGGGTATTCCGCGAGCAAACACGCGCTGCACGGATTTTTTCATTCGCTGCGTTCGGAGATGGTGCATCTGGGTGTGCACGTAATGATGCTTTGCCCGGGATTTACGGCGACTAATCTGCAAAGCCGCGCGCTTGACGGCAGCGGGAAGATCAACAGGGGGGACCGGTCGACGGTGGGCAAAGAGTCGACTCCGGAGAGCGTCGCCGACGAAGTGTACCGCGGCGTGCTAAAAAGAAGGCGGGAGCTCGTTTTGACGCCGGTGGGTAAACTGATGTACTACTTCGTGTTGCGCTTCATGCCGGCGTGGTACGAGCGTCAGATGACCAAAAAAATTAAGCCGGAGTTCGATCGGAACGAAGACGGTAAATAG
- a CDS encoding SDR family NAD(P)-dependent oxidoreductase, which translates to MYEDLSGKTALITGSGKKTGMGYGIAEKLAAHGTNVIISDLGKKTGKDDPVKIGSIDEMETIAGELGKKYGVKVIAVPMDVVDNASINAAVETIKKSFDHVDILCNNAGASFGVPNTVMNYDEAAWIRTIDVNLFSVFRVSRALFPLMFGKPASIINTSSRAGKVPPIFNSAYAVAKAGVIMLTKTMAKELGAANIRVNAICPGQIMTDLERWRFGLEAQFFNSTIEEREKEMCKTIPLGYIGEIQDAGSLAAFLASEESRYITGQALNLDGGQCMEL; encoded by the coding sequence ATGTATGAAGATTTATCGGGCAAGACGGCGCTGATTACCGGTTCGGGTAAAAAGACCGGCATGGGGTACGGCATAGCCGAAAAGCTCGCCGCGCACGGGACCAACGTCATTATTTCCGACCTGGGTAAAAAGACTGGAAAGGATGACCCCGTAAAGATTGGCTCCATCGACGAGATGGAGACGATCGCCGGTGAGCTTGGAAAAAAGTACGGTGTCAAGGTGATTGCGGTACCCATGGACGTTGTCGATAACGCCTCCATCAACGCCGCGGTCGAGACGATCAAGAAGAGCTTCGACCACGTAGACATCCTCTGTAACAACGCCGGCGCGTCCTTCGGCGTGCCGAACACCGTCATGAATTACGACGAGGCGGCCTGGATCAGGACCATCGATGTCAACCTGTTCAGCGTGTTCCGCGTTTCCAGGGCGCTTTTTCCGCTCATGTTCGGAAAGCCCGCGTCGATCATCAACACCTCTTCCAGGGCCGGGAAGGTGCCTCCGATTTTCAACAGCGCGTACGCCGTGGCCAAGGCCGGCGTCATCATGCTCACCAAGACAATGGCGAAGGAGTTGGGGGCGGCCAATATCCGAGTCAACGCCATATGCCCCGGTCAGATCATGACCGATCTCGAGAGGTGGCGCTTCGGCCTCGAGGCGCAGTTCTTCAACTCGACGATCGAGGAGCGGGAGAAGGAAATGTGTAAAACCATTCCCCTGGGATATATAGGTGAAATACAAGATGCGGGGAGCCTCGCGGCGTTTCTCGCGTCGGAGGAATCGCGCTATATCACCGGCCAGGCGCTCAACCTGGACGGCGGGCAGTGCATGGAGCTGTAG
- a CDS encoding MFS transporter: MDTVTPHVPNAASLRAWQLRIFWLLWAGYASYYLCRVNFAVAQPLILREFPSWTAAQIGLIPSIYAMCYAVGQVVNGTLGERFGARRLMTIALVGAAATNLLFSVSSSFGMMLALWAVNGYAQSAGWSLLIQTLSNWNTSERRGMLVGLISTCYQVGNVVSWLLAGFLCDSLGWRAAFMVPGLILIPMALVFAIGLRNRPEDAGFPPVRDDTGHHSGPGEPAPGGVLSTRDILVMTLQNRLIWILGLGFFCMNSVRYTFMNWTVQYMADFQGQSIKGSAFTAIAIPLIGSLGAVAAGWASDHVFGRRRAPVCAIMLFGLAGVCAIFVAIPAGSWVLATAMLGLAGFLIYGPDMLMSGAATIDLSHPRAASIATGLTMSLGATGAIFSGAGIGLLKDLAKGDWSLVFWVLAGLSVVSALLMVSIWNARPKGS, from the coding sequence ATGGATACCGTCACACCACACGTCCCAAACGCCGCTTCACTGCGAGCGTGGCAGCTCAGAATCTTCTGGTTGCTGTGGGCCGGGTACGCATCATATTATCTGTGCAGGGTCAATTTTGCGGTCGCACAGCCCCTGATCCTGCGCGAATTCCCATCCTGGACCGCCGCACAGATAGGGCTTATACCTTCCATTTATGCCATGTGTTATGCCGTAGGCCAGGTTGTAAACGGTACCCTTGGCGAGCGCTTCGGGGCCAGGCGCCTCATGACCATTGCCCTCGTCGGGGCCGCGGCGACCAACCTGCTGTTCTCGGTCAGCTCCTCGTTCGGAATGATGCTGGCCCTCTGGGCCGTCAACGGCTACGCCCAGTCGGCGGGATGGTCCCTTCTCATCCAGACTCTCTCCAACTGGAATACCTCCGAACGCCGTGGCATGCTCGTCGGGCTCATATCGACCTGTTACCAGGTCGGTAACGTCGTCTCGTGGCTTCTGGCGGGTTTTCTGTGCGATTCTCTCGGCTGGCGCGCCGCCTTCATGGTGCCGGGACTCATCCTTATCCCCATGGCCCTCGTCTTCGCCATCGGCCTGCGCAACAGGCCCGAGGACGCGGGCTTTCCACCCGTCAGGGACGACACCGGACATCATTCCGGACCGGGCGAACCTGCGCCGGGCGGGGTTTTGTCCACCCGAGACATTCTTGTCATGACCCTCCAGAACAGGTTGATCTGGATCCTCGGGCTCGGCTTCTTCTGCATGAACTCGGTGCGCTACACCTTCATGAACTGGACCGTGCAGTACATGGCCGACTTTCAGGGTCAGAGCATTAAAGGAAGCGCATTCACCGCGATCGCCATACCGCTGATCGGCTCGCTCGGCGCCGTCGCGGCGGGCTGGGCCTCGGACCACGTGTTCGGCCGGCGGCGGGCTCCGGTCTGTGCCATCATGCTCTTCGGCCTTGCCGGGGTCTGCGCAATCTTCGTCGCGATACCGGCCGGTTCCTGGGTCCTTGCCACCGCCATGCTCGGCCTCGCCGGCTTTCTTATTTACGGGCCCGATATGCTTATGAGCGGCGCGGCCACGATCGACCTCAGCCATCCGCGCGCCGCCTCGATCGCCACGGGCCTCACCATGAGCCTCGGGGCGACCGGCGCGATTTTTTCCGGAGCCGGAATCGGACTGCTTAAAGACCTCGCGAAGGGCGACTGGTCGCTCGTGTTCTGGGTGCTTGCGGGTCTCTCGGTGGTGTCGGCCCTCCTTATGGTTTCCATCTGGAACGCGCGGCCGAAGGGAAGCTAA